A DNA window from Drosophila biarmipes strain raj3 chromosome 2R, RU_DBia_V1.1, whole genome shotgun sequence contains the following coding sequences:
- the LOC108036295 gene encoding pro-resilin isoform X1: MFKLLGLTLLMAMVVLGRPEPPVNSYLPPSDSYGAPGQSGPGGNGGRPSDSYGAPGLGQGQGQGQGGFGGRPSDSYGAPGGGNGNGGRPSSSYGAPGQGQGQGQGGIGGKPSDSYGAPGNGNGNGNGGRPSSSYGAPGQGQGNGNGGRPSSSYGAPGGGNGGRPSDSYGAPGGGNGNGGRPSDTYGAPGGGNGNGNGGRPSSSYGAPGQGQGGFGGRPSDSYGAPGQNQRPSDSYGAPGNGNSGRPSSSYGAPGSGSGPGGRPSDSYGPPASGSGAGGPGGSGPGGSDYENDIVEYEADQQGYRPQIRYEGDANDGSGASGPGGQNLGPDGYSNGRPGTGNGNGNGGYSGGRPGGQDLGRDGYSGGRPNGQDLGAGGYSGGRPGGQDLGPNGYSGGRPGGQDLGSNGYSGGRPGGQDLGRDGYSGGRPGGQDLGAGGYSSGRPGGNGGNGNGNGSGGSDGGRVIIGGRVIGGQDGGDQGYSGGRPGGQDLGRDGYSSGRPGGRPGASGQDNQNGQGYSSGRPGGQGGFGPGGQNGDNDGSGYRY, from the exons ATGTTCAAGTTACTCGGTTTGACGCTGCTCATGGCAATGGTGGTCCTTGGGCGACCGGAGCCGCCAGTCAACTCATATCTACCTCCCTCCGATAGCTATGGAGCACCGGGTCAGAGTGGTCCGGGTGGCAACGGCGGACGACCCTCAGACAGCTATGGTGCTCCGGGATTGGGCCAGGGTCAGGGACAGGGACAAGGTGGTTTCGGTGGCAGGCCATCGGATTCCTATGGAGCTCCTGGTGGCGGAAATGGCAACGGCGGTCGTCCGTCGAGTAGCTACGGTGCTCCTGGCCAGGGACAAGGACAGGGACAAGGTGGCATTGGCGGCAAACCCTCGGACTCGTACGGTGCTCCTGGTaacggcaatggcaatggcaacggAGGTCGTCCATCGAGCAGCTATGGAGCTCCTGGACAGGGACAAGGCAATGGAAATGGCGGCCGGCCTTCGAGCAGCTACGGTGCTCCTGGTGGCGGTAATGGCGGTCGTCCTTCAGACTCCTACGGAGCTCCAGGCGGCGGTAATGGTAATGGTGGACGTCCCTCAGACACTTACGGCGCTCCTGGTGGTGGAAACGGAAACGGCAATGGTGGTCGTCCTTCCAGCAGTTACGGAGCTCCTGGACAGGGTCAAGGTGGATTCGGCGGACGTCCCTCGGACTCGTATGGTGCTCCTGGTCAGAACCAAAGGCCCTCGGACTCCTATGGAGCTCCAGGTAATGGCAATAGTGGACGTCCCTCAAGCAGCTATGGAGCTCCAGGATCAGGATCAGGTCCTGGTGGCCGACCCTCCGACTCCTACGGACCCCCAGCCTCGGGATCTGGCGCTGGTGGCCCTGGAGGCAGTGGACCCGGTGGCTCTGACTACGAAAACGAT ATCGTCGAGTACGAGGCCGACCAGCAGGGCTACAGGCCGCAGATCCGGTACGAAGGCGATGCCAACGATGGCAGTGGTGCCAGCGGTCCTGGTGGCCAGAATCTGGGTCCCGATGGCTACTCCAATGGACGTCCTGGAACTGGAAACGGCAATGGCAACGGCGGCTACTCTGGCGGACGCCCTGGCGGTCAGGATCTGGGCCGCGATGGCTACTCAGGTGGACGTCCGAATGGCCAGGACTTGGGTGCAGGTGGCTACTCCGGCGGTCGGCCAGGTGGTCAGGACTTGGGACCCAATGGTTACTCGGGTGGTCGCCCCGGAGGTCAGGACTTGGGATCCAATGGCTACTCCGGTGGTCGCCCAGGAGGTCAGGACTTGGGTCGCGATGGTTACTCCGGTGGACGTCCAGGCGGTCAGGACCTTGGCGCAGGTGGCTACTCTAGCGGCAGACCGGGCGGCAACGGAGGCaatggcaacggcaacggAAGTGGTGGATCCGATGGCGGTCGTGTGATCATCGGTGGTCGTGTGATTGGCGGTCAGGACGGCGGTGATCAGGGCTACTCCGGCGGACGTCCTGGTGGTCAAGATCTGGGCCGCGATGGCTATTCCAGCGGTCGCCCGGGCGGTCGGCCAGGCGCCAGTGGACAGGATAACCAAAATGGCCAGGGATACTCGAGCGGCAGGCCTGGTGGTCAGGGAGGCTTCGGCCCCGGTGGTCAGAACGGCGACAACGATGGCAGCGGTTATCGGTACTAG
- the LOC108036295 gene encoding pro-resilin isoform X2 — protein sequence MFKLLGLTLLMAMVVLGRPEPPVNSYLPPSDSYGAPGQSGPGGNGGRPSDSYGAPGLGQGQGQGQGGFGGRPSDSYGAPGGGNGNGGRPSSSYGAPGQGQGQGQGGIGGKPSDSYGAPGNGNGNGNGGRPSSSYGAPGQGQGNGNGGRPSSSYGAPGGGNGGRPSDSYGAPGGGNGNGGRPSDTYGAPGGGNGNGNGGRPSSSYGAPGQGQGGFGGRPSDSYGAPGQNQRPSDSYGAPGNGNSGRPSSSYGAPGSGSGPGGRPSDSYGPPASGSGAGGPGGSGPGGSDYENDEPAKYEFNYQVEDAPSGLSFGHSEMRDGDFTTGQYNVLLPDGRKQIVEYEADQQGYRPQIRYEGDANDGSGASGPGGQNLGPDGYSNGRPGTGNGNGNGGYSGGRPGGQDLGRDGYSGGRPNGQDLGAGGYSGGRPGGQDLGPNGYSGGRPGGQDLGSNGYSGGRPGGQDLGRDGYSGGRPGGQDLGAGGYSSGRPGGNGGNGNGNGSGGSDGGRVIIGGRVIGGQDGGDQGYSGGRPGGQDLGRDGYSSGRPGGRPGASGQDNQNGQGYSSGRPGGQGGFGPGGQNGDNDGSGYRY from the exons ATGTTCAAGTTACTCGGTTTGACGCTGCTCATGGCAATGGTGGTCCTTGGGCGACCGGAGCCGCCAGTCAACTCATATCTACCTCCCTCCGATAGCTATGGAGCACCGGGTCAGAGTGGTCCGGGTGGCAACGGCGGACGACCCTCAGACAGCTATGGTGCTCCGGGATTGGGCCAGGGTCAGGGACAGGGACAAGGTGGTTTCGGTGGCAGGCCATCGGATTCCTATGGAGCTCCTGGTGGCGGAAATGGCAACGGCGGTCGTCCGTCGAGTAGCTACGGTGCTCCTGGCCAGGGACAAGGACAGGGACAAGGTGGCATTGGCGGCAAACCCTCGGACTCGTACGGTGCTCCTGGTaacggcaatggcaatggcaacggAGGTCGTCCATCGAGCAGCTATGGAGCTCCTGGACAGGGACAAGGCAATGGAAATGGCGGCCGGCCTTCGAGCAGCTACGGTGCTCCTGGTGGCGGTAATGGCGGTCGTCCTTCAGACTCCTACGGAGCTCCAGGCGGCGGTAATGGTAATGGTGGACGTCCCTCAGACACTTACGGCGCTCCTGGTGGTGGAAACGGAAACGGCAATGGTGGTCGTCCTTCCAGCAGTTACGGAGCTCCTGGACAGGGTCAAGGTGGATTCGGCGGACGTCCCTCGGACTCGTATGGTGCTCCTGGTCAGAACCAAAGGCCCTCGGACTCCTATGGAGCTCCAGGTAATGGCAATAGTGGACGTCCCTCAAGCAGCTATGGAGCTCCAGGATCAGGATCAGGTCCTGGTGGCCGACCCTCCGACTCCTACGGACCCCCAGCCTCGGGATCTGGCGCTGGTGGCCCTGGAGGCAGTGGACCCGGTGGCTCTGACTACGAAAACGAT GAGCCCGCCAAGTACGAATTTAATTACCAGGTTGAGGACGCGCCCAGCGGACTCTCGTTCGGGCATTCAGAGATGCGCGACGGTGACTTCACCACCGGCCAGTACAATGTCCTGTTGCCCGACGGACGGAAGCAA ATCGTCGAGTACGAGGCCGACCAGCAGGGCTACAGGCCGCAGATCCGGTACGAAGGCGATGCCAACGATGGCAGTGGTGCCAGCGGTCCTGGTGGCCAGAATCTGGGTCCCGATGGCTACTCCAATGGACGTCCTGGAACTGGAAACGGCAATGGCAACGGCGGCTACTCTGGCGGACGCCCTGGCGGTCAGGATCTGGGCCGCGATGGCTACTCAGGTGGACGTCCGAATGGCCAGGACTTGGGTGCAGGTGGCTACTCCGGCGGTCGGCCAGGTGGTCAGGACTTGGGACCCAATGGTTACTCGGGTGGTCGCCCCGGAGGTCAGGACTTGGGATCCAATGGCTACTCCGGTGGTCGCCCAGGAGGTCAGGACTTGGGTCGCGATGGTTACTCCGGTGGACGTCCAGGCGGTCAGGACCTTGGCGCAGGTGGCTACTCTAGCGGCAGACCGGGCGGCAACGGAGGCaatggcaacggcaacggAAGTGGTGGATCCGATGGCGGTCGTGTGATCATCGGTGGTCGTGTGATTGGCGGTCAGGACGGCGGTGATCAGGGCTACTCCGGCGGACGTCCTGGTGGTCAAGATCTGGGCCGCGATGGCTATTCCAGCGGTCGCCCGGGCGGTCGGCCAGGCGCCAGTGGACAGGATAACCAAAATGGCCAGGGATACTCGAGCGGCAGGCCTGGTGGTCAGGGAGGCTTCGGCCCCGGTGGTCAGAACGGCGACAACGATGGCAGCGGTTATCGGTACTAG